In Melopsittacus undulatus isolate bMelUnd1 chromosome 6, bMelUnd1.mat.Z, whole genome shotgun sequence, the following proteins share a genomic window:
- the AMER3 gene encoding APC membrane recruitment protein 3, whose protein sequence is MELKRGKTFIKSSVQHEKGPPVLSVPISKDNTGKDKTAALEGNQSVAEVQLACVATHKNYRFSTRATRNGAGDHSLEKSSGSSYKLVRKSKTHDCVAEADKTEHCSSSSRACEEGFSGKGKGRLVNSISFSGMSSSSSSKKECVVSPNQSACSSQMIDYRNFVPQMPFVPAVAKTIPRKRISLKRSKKGLRDIFHIRKNKPDSLTFLMEKDKNLSSPACKSELSGSLANYLFKSGENFAADYLSQDCSDSELQSDSSYDCCNTLCEDVASLKSFDSLTGCGEIFADESSAHLELENSKEVLLRRSKHKDSPVMGSFQGGVEQLASPGQSETAEFAKFWDNINKSVRLHQSALFDKKARKVPGPDVETPKSQAAVSVIVPQVLPDEDGDNSKESSAETGTPKSDNQESISTSDEGYYDSFSPGQDDEMKEAQTPGVPSRFPRDSYSGDALYELFYDPNEVKINSVLDDDLCASESFSEQAIEIPLSIYSFHVGAEENMASQPALDIISQGFFHSTWKGKECLLKLCDTELSLTMGIINWLRKHAGLISSPDSPQSAQSQPDKSNGSSIPTSPSPEQKVSTAQQEQPSKQELNAFNLCVSLDESKHATQASSENIAERDHSLDSCLNTSNLDFQGREGNSHKDPPTAPGKAEITRAPNYTPRSLDNTDNLLTSSTEIEKMTITDACETSRDKTPLPEKLSRESGSQSSENPLLDDNNEVESCYSYKTAATSLLDTLEREDRNKPTYHSVSCDKPLQPLTPRHFQNYISPTPTESSPNIVQLLERCVTQVASFKISYENKHLEDKCIGNEMNNIICKISQYKNKLLLQNECNCIAQNPEYSTIPGTNQYETSSQSGSLYHVKQNGEQSYSEHQKSRAKILDEVTRSKMNFEYAQVNNQALCCLKDITFDLSPSDCAPATTLSRPTFLPLFNSVCSDIPATFSQASCSSTIPHADLVQSKEPKHCSPGLWSYAETPCRGMAQLSALSPHLEASTPDTAVTGRNHQ, encoded by the coding sequence ATGGAGCTCAAGAGGGGAAAGACCTTCATAAAATCCAGTGTGCAACATGAGAAAGGGCCACCAGTGCTCTCAGTTCCTATAAGCAAAGACAATACAGGGAAAGacaaaacagcagctctggagggaaaCCAAAGCGTAGCTGAAGTCCAGCTGGCATGTGTGGCCACACACAAGAACTACAGATTCTCTACCAGAGCAACAAGGAATGGAGCTGGTGACCACAGCCTGGAAAAATCATCTGGGTCCTCCTACAAACTTGTAAGGAAGAGTAAAACCCATGACTGTGTTGCTGAGGCAgacaaaacagagcactgcagctccagcagtagGGCCTGTGAGGAAGGGTTTTCTGGAAAGGGTAAGGGCCGGCTTGTGAACAGCATCAGCTTTTCAGGTATGTCCAGCTCTTCCAGCAGTAAGAAAGAGTGTGTGGTCAGCCCCAACCAGTCTGCATGCAGCAGCCAGATGATTGATTACAGGAACTTTGTGCCACAGATGCCTTTTGTACCAGCTGTCGCAAAAACCATTCCAAGAAAGAGGATTTCCCTCAAGAGATCTAAGAAAGGGCTCAGAGATATATTCcatataagaaaaaacaaaccagacagCCTCACGTTCCTGATGGAGAAGGACAAGAatctgtcttctccagcctgcaAGAGTGAGTTGTCCGGGAGCCTTGCGAATTACCTTTTCAAATCTGGTGAAAACTTTGCAGCTGACTACTTGTCCCAAGACTGTTCAGACAGTGAACTGCAGTCTGACTCTTCCTATGACTGCTGCAACACCCTGTGTGAAGACGTTGCCTCTCTGAAGAGCTTCGACTCCCTCACCGGCTGTGGGGAAATCTTTGCTGATGAGAGCTCTGCTCACCTggagctggagaacagcaaggaagTTCTGCTGCGGCGAAGCAAGCACAAAGACAGCCCTGTCATGGGCTCTTTCCAAGGGGGGGTGGAGCAGCTGGCCTCTCCTGGCCAGAGTGAGACTGCTGAATTTGCAAAATTCTGGGATAACATCAACAAATCAGTGAGGCTGCATCAGAGTGCTCTGTTTGATAAGAAGGCACGGAAGGTACCTGGTCCTGACGTGGAAACACCTAAAAGCCAGGCTGCTGTGTCTGTGATAGTCCCCCAGGTGTTGCCTGATGAAGACGGTGACAATTCCAAAGAGAGCTCCGCAGAAACAGGGACGCCAAAAAGTGACAATCAGGAATCCATATCCACAAGTGATGAGGGCTACTATGATTCATTCTCTCCTGGACAAGATGACGAAATGAAGGAAGCTCAGACCCCTGGGGTCCCAAGTAGATTTCCAAGAGACAGCTACAGTGGAGATGCCCTTTATGAGCTCTTCTATGACccaaatgaagtaaaaataaactcTGTCTTAGACGATGACCTGTGTGCATCTGAAAGTTTTTCAGAACAAGCCATTGAAATCCCTTTGTCCATTTACAGCTTTCATGTTGGAGCTGAGGAGAACATGGCTTCCCAACCGGCTCTAGACATTATCAGCCAGGGTTTTTTCCACAGCACATGGAAAGGCAAAGAGTGTTTGCTAAAGCTCTGCGATACTGAGCTTTCCCTGACCATGGGCATAATAAACTGGCTGCGTAAACATGCAGGACTCATTTCCTCCCCTGACTCTCCTCAGAGTGCTCAGTCACAGCCAGACAAGTCTAATGGTTCATCAATCCCAACCAGCCCCAGTCCAGAGCAGAAAgtgagcacagctcagcaggAGCAACCAAGCAAACAAGAATTGAATGCATTTAACCTATGTGTGTCCTTGGATGAAAGCAAGCATGCAACCCAAGCTTCCTCAGAAAACATTGCTGAAAGAGACCACAGCCTAGACTCTTGCCTGAACACATCTAATCTGGATTTCCAAGGCAGGGAAGGGAATAGCCACAAGGATCCACCTACAGCTCCTGGGAAGGCGGAAATTACCAGAGCACCAAACTACACACCACGCTCACTGGATAACACAGACAATCTGCTGACATCTTCAACTGAGATTGAGAAGATGACAATCACAGATGCATGTGAGACATCCAGAGACAAAACCCCACTGCCAGAAAAGCTGAGCAGAGAGAGTGGCTCTCAGAGCTCTGAAAACCCTCTGTTAGATGACAATAACGAAGTAGAATCATGTTACTCCTACAAGACTGCTGCGACCTCACTCCTGGACACCCTTGAGAGGGAGGACAGAAATAAACCAACTTATCACTCTGTTTCCTGTGACAAACCACTGCAGCCTCTGACTCCCAGACACTTTCAGAATTACATTAGCCCCACACCAACAGAGAGCAGCCCTAACATAGTGCAGCTCTTAGAGCGCTGTGTAACTCAAGTGGCATCATTTAAAATCAGCTATGAAAACAAGCACCTGGAAGACAAATGCATTGGGAATGAAATGAACAATATCATTTGTAAGATATCTCAGTACAAAAACAAGTTACTGCTGCAAAATGAATGCAACTGCATTGCCCAAAATCCAGAATACTCAACTATTCCTGGCACAAACCAATATGAGACAAGTTCCCAATCTGGCAGTCTGTATCATGTGAAGCAAAACGGGGAGCAAAGTTACTCTGAACATCAGAAAAGTAGAGCAAAAATCCTAGACGAGGTCACTAGAAGCAAAATGAACTTTGAATATGCCCAGGTAAATAATCAAGCactctgctgtttaaaagaCATTACATTTGACCTCAGTCCAAGTGACTGTGCCCCTGCTACAACTCTTAGTAGACCAACATTTTTACCTCTCTTTAACTCTGTCTGCTCAGACATACCTGCTACTTTCTCACAAGCTTCATGCAGCTCCACCATCCCTCATGCTGACCTGGTGCAGTCCAAGGAGCCCAAGCACTGCAGCCCAGGGCTGTGGAGTTATGCAGAGACTCCCTGCAGGGGCATGGCTCAGTTGAGTGCTCTGTCCCCTCACCTAGAGGCATCAACCCCGGACACAGCAGTGACAGGGAGGAACCACCAGTAA